One Onychostoma macrolepis isolate SWU-2019 chromosome 10, ASM1243209v1, whole genome shotgun sequence genomic region harbors:
- the LOC131548722 gene encoding E3 SUMO-protein ligase ZBED1-like: MQGPVRPRRPQQQTSMSSFVTRPIDPLRQSKLDEALVRMIACDFQPFSIVEDKGFKEYSHLLDPSYSLPSRKTLSKTVMPRLYDKLRGDIMDNIKSASAVCLTTDCWTSLTTESYMTVTCHFIEYFQMTSYLLDCFVLTERHTAAHLASELTRVTNEWGAGDKIVACVTDNASNIVSALNDHLHWDHIPCFAHMLNLIVRAALKEVQAILQKVKTIVEYFHRSTVASDKLKATQKQMGQETLRLKQDVATRWNSTYYMLKRFTEIKDPIISTLALTNASLPTLSPEEWNISREILDIIKPFEEVTTEVSAEKFVTASKVILMTRGLQRIVARYQRNPSRFDPVKKLVDSLMSEMTKRFGKVEHIEKLADATCLDPRFKKQAFVNQQAAEETVKRVTAAAAAINPAQSEEENTSDPGATVSAGAMFWEDFDERVASLRPSATTSKTSDAMMEMRAYLAEPLLSRTSDPLAWWRSCSPVYKTLSEVMKARLCIVATSVPSERIFSKTGQIISERRNRLSPSKVRELVFLNANMP; the protein is encoded by the exons ATGCAAGGACCAGTTAGGCCAAGGAGgccacaacagcaaacttcaaTGAGCAGTTTTGTAACAAGACCAATAGATCCATTAAGACAAAGCAAACTTGATGAGGCTCTGGTGAGAATGATTGCCTGTGACTTTCAGCCATTTTCTATAGTGGAGGACAAGGGCTTTAAGGAGTATTCACATCTTCTGGACCCGTCATACAGTCTACCTAGCAGAAAAACACTATCAAAAACTGTAATGCCTAGGCTGTATGACAAGTTAAGAGGTGATATAATGGACAACATCAAGAGTGCATCTGCTGTTTGTCTCACAACAGACTGCTGGACCTCTTTGACTACAGAAAGTTACATGACTGTGACATGTCATTTCATAGAGTACTTTCAGATGACCTCCTATCTCCTGGACTGCTTTGTTTTGACAGAGAGACACACTGCTGCTCACCTGGCAAGTGAGCTGACAAGAGTTACAAATGAATGGGGTGCGGGTGACAAAATTGTAGCTTGTGTTACAGACAATGCCAGCAACATTGTTTCAGCCCTGAACGACCATCTCCACTGGGACCACATACCTTGTTTCGCACATATGCTGAACCTCATTGTCAGAGCTGCATTGAAGGAGGTCCAAGCAATATTGCAAAAGGTCAAGACAATAGTTGAATACTTCCATAGAAGTACAGTTGCTTCAGACAAGCTCAAGGCCACACAAAAACAGATGGGTCAAGAGACGTTGCGGTTAAAACAGGATGTGGCCACAAGGTGGAATTCAACTTATTACATGTTGAAAAGATTTACTGAAATCAAAGATCCAATCATCTCCACCCTGGCACTAACTAATGCATCTCTGCCAACCTTGTCACCAGAAGAATGGAACATTTCCAGAGAAATTTTGGACATTATTAAGCCATTTGAGGAGGTCACCACTGAAGTGAGTGCAGAAAA GTTTGTGACTGCCTCCAAAGTCATTTTGATGACAAGAGGTCTTCAGAGGATTGTTGCACGATATCAAAGAAATCCCTCTAGATTTGACCCTGTTAAAAAACTAGTGGATTCCCTGATGTCAGAAATGACCAAGAGGTTTGGCAAAGTGGAACACATTGAGAAGCTTGCTGATGCTACTTGCCTGGACCCAAGGTTCAAAAAGCAAGCTTTTGTCAATCAGCAGGCAGCAGAAGAGACAGTAAAGAGGGTTACAGCAGCTGCAGCAGCTATTAACCCAGCTCAGAGTGAGGAGGAGAATACTTCAGATCCTGGTGCGACTGTCAGTGCAGGGGCCATGTTTTGGGAAGACTTTGACGAGAGGGTAGCAAGCTTGAGGCCTTCTGCTACCACTTCTAAGACATCAGATGCTATGATGGAGATGCGGGCCTACCTTGCAGAGCCCCTCTTATCCCGCACATCAGACCCTCTGGCGTGGTGGAGGAGCTGTTCACCAGTATACAAAACCCTTTCTGAGGTCATGAAGGCAAGACTTTGCATTGTGGCCACATCTGTTCCATCTGAAAGAATTTTTTCTAAAACTGGGCAGATTATCTCAGAAAGAAGAAACAGACTCAGCCCATCCAAGGTCCGGGAGCTTGTTTTTTTGAATGCAAACATGCCTTAA